A section of the Quatrionicoccus australiensis genome encodes:
- the eno gene encoding phosphopyruvate hydratase, whose translation MSSIVDVVAREILDSRGNPTVEADVLLESGVMGRAAVPSGASTGTREAIELRDGDAGRYLGKGVMQAVENINTEISEAIIGLDAQEQAFIDQTMIDLDGTENKSRLGANAILAVSMAVAKAAAEESGLPLYRYFGGMSPMQMPVPMMNIINGGEHANNSLDIQEFMVMPVGAANIREAIRCGAEIFHALKKLLNKAGHSTAVGDEGGFAPNLGSHAEALQIIMQAIEAAGYVPGKDVLLALDCAASEFYKDGKYKLAGEGLELTSAQFVDYLANLADQFPIVSIEDGMSEADWDGWKLLTDRLGDKVQIVGDDIFVTNTRIFKEGIKKGIANSILIKINQIGTLSETFAAVEMAKRAGYTAVISHRSGETEDSTIADIAVGLNAGQIKTGSLSRSDRIAKYNQLIRIEEDLGDTASYPGRETFYNLR comes from the coding sequence ATGAGTTCCATCGTTGATGTTGTTGCACGAGAGATTCTGGATTCCCGCGGCAATCCCACCGTTGAAGCTGATGTGCTGCTCGAGAGCGGTGTCATGGGCCGCGCCGCTGTTCCGTCTGGCGCCTCGACCGGCACCCGCGAAGCGATCGAGCTGCGCGACGGCGATGCCGGCCGTTATCTCGGCAAGGGCGTGATGCAGGCGGTTGAGAACATCAACACCGAAATCTCCGAAGCCATCATCGGCCTCGACGCCCAAGAGCAAGCTTTCATCGACCAGACCATGATCGACCTCGACGGCACCGAAAACAAGTCGCGCCTCGGCGCCAACGCCATCCTGGCTGTCTCGATGGCTGTCGCCAAGGCTGCCGCCGAAGAGTCCGGCCTGCCGCTCTACCGCTATTTCGGTGGCATGAGCCCGATGCAGATGCCGGTGCCGATGATGAACATCATCAACGGTGGCGAGCACGCCAACAACAGCCTGGACATCCAGGAATTCATGGTGATGCCGGTTGGTGCCGCCAATATCCGCGAAGCGATCCGCTGCGGCGCCGAAATCTTCCACGCGCTGAAGAAGCTGCTCAACAAGGCCGGTCACTCCACTGCCGTTGGCGACGAAGGCGGTTTCGCCCCGAACCTGGGCAGCCATGCCGAAGCCCTGCAGATCATCATGCAGGCAATCGAGGCCGCCGGTTACGTGCCGGGCAAGGATGTGCTGCTGGCGCTCGATTGCGCCGCTTCCGAGTTCTACAAGGATGGCAAGTACAAGCTGGCTGGCGAAGGCCTGGAGCTGACCTCGGCCCAGTTTGTCGACTATCTGGCCAACCTGGCTGACCAGTTCCCCATCGTTTCCATCGAAGACGGCATGTCCGAAGCCGACTGGGACGGCTGGAAGCTGCTCACCGACCGCCTCGGCGACAAGGTGCAGATCGTTGGCGACGACATCTTCGTCACCAACACCCGTATCTTCAAGGAAGGTATCAAGAAGGGCATCGCCAACTCGATCCTGATCAAGATCAACCAGATCGGCACCCTGTCGGAAACCTTCGCGGCCGTCGAAATGGCCAAGCGCGCCGGTTACACCGCCGTGATCTCGCATCGCTCGGGTGAAACCGAAGACAGCACCATCGCCGACATCGCTGTCGGCCTCAACGCCGGCCAGATCAAGACTGGTTCGCTG